The following coding sequences lie in one Terriglobales bacterium genomic window:
- a CDS encoding DUF3467 domain-containing protein encodes MPTPPNIKLVNIPSYRESYANSVQIRVSVWDFFLVFGTLQQQSPQEVEVHNFQGVYLSPQQAKALLTILEQNVSNYEKTFGEIKLDPSMAAGGVIN; translated from the coding sequence ATGCCGACGCCGCCCAACATCAAGCTGGTGAACATCCCCTCGTACCGGGAGAGCTACGCCAACAGCGTGCAGATCCGTGTCAGCGTCTGGGACTTCTTCCTGGTCTTCGGCACGCTGCAGCAGCAGAGTCCGCAGGAGGTCGAGGTGCACAACTTCCAGGGGGTGTACCTGAGCCCGCAGCAGGCCAAGGCGCTGCTCACCATCCTGGAGCAGAACGTCAGCAACTACGAGAAGACCTTCGGCGAGATCAAGCTCGATCCCAGCATGGCCGCCGGCGGCGTGATCAACTAG
- a CDS encoding iron-sulfur cluster assembly accessory protein: MATTATPTKTAPITLTPAAIAKVKEIMAQQNPVPKGLRVGVVGGGCSGFSYNMTFENTAGMMDKSFDFDGLKVFVDATSLMYLNGCSVDYVETLEGAGFKFDNPNVKSTCGCGSSFNV, encoded by the coding sequence ATGGCGACGACAGCAACCCCCACCAAGACCGCCCCTATCACCCTGACCCCGGCGGCAATCGCCAAGGTGAAGGAGATCATGGCCCAGCAGAACCCGGTGCCCAAGGGGCTCCGCGTGGGCGTGGTCGGCGGCGGCTGCTCCGGCTTTTCCTACAACATGACCTTCGAGAACACCGCCGGCATGATGGACAAGAGCTTCGACTTCGACGGCCTGAAGGTCTTCGTGGACGCCACCTCCCTGATGTACCTGAACGGCTGCAGCGTGGACTACGTGGAGACGCTGGAGGGCGCGGGCTTCAAGTTCGACAACCCCAACGTCAAGAGCACCTGCGGTTGCGGCTCCTCGTTCAACGTCTAA